TGTAAACTCAGGAGGTGTGTATGCAACTACCTAGACCCATGACAGACCGGCAGCGTGAGATCCTCGAATACCTTATTTCCAAAATCAGAGAGCAGGGCTTCCCTCCTTCCATCCGTGAGATCGGCCAGGATTTAGGCATTTCCAGCCTGCGCGGCGTGACCAGCCACCTCGATGCCCTGGCAAAGAAGGGCTATATTCAGCGCGACCGTCATGCGCGCGGGATTCGGGTTATGGCCGGAGCTGCGGGCAACCCGCTTCCCGAGAATGCCGTCGAATTGCCGGTGGTGGGGGCTATTTCCGCGGGCCAGCCTATTTTGGCGGTGGAAGAAATTGATGAGACCCTGGTTGTGGATGAGCGCTTTACGCGCGGCGAGGGCTGTTTTGCGCTGCGGATTGAGGGCGACAGCATTACCGGCGCCGGGATCCTGGACGGCGATTTTGTGGTGGTGCGCCAGCAGCCCAACGCCAATGACGGAGATGTCGTGGCTGTGGGTGTGGGGGACAAGGCCACGGTCAAACGCTTTTTCCGCGACACCAAGAACCGGGTCATTCGCTTGGAACCTGAGAACCCCTTGATGGAAACGATTGTGATTTCCGAACAGGAAGAGAACGTGCACATCCTGGGCAAGGTGGTCGGGGTTTTAAGGCGTCTGGGCTAGCCCTTGAGAAGATCCTTGCACAACTGAACCATACTGGGGTGGGCTCCCACATGGGGCAGAAGGTCGATGCGCACTTCCGGGTACTTGAAGCGAGCGGCATCGACTAGGGTGGGGATATCCTGCTCCACATGCTTTCCGGTGTTCAGGAAATAGGGGAGCACCGTGATCTTCGCAGCGCCATGCCCTACGCAGCGTTCAATTCCTTCCGCTATATCCGGTTTCAAAATCTCCAAATACGCAATTTCCACAGGGATTCCCCGCAACTCTGTGGAGAGCCGCGCGCTGAGTTCGCGGATCTCTTCCGGGGTCTTGGGGTTCTTGCTGCCATGGGCTGCGATCAAAACGAATTCTTTCATGAGCAGGGTATTGTATCATGGGTGTCAGGCACCACAGTCCGTCGTTGCGAGCCGCGGGCGAAGCAATCTGTGCGGGACAAGGATTGCCGCGCCTCGCACGTGGCTCGGCTCGCAATGACGTATACGCGTCAGTGGGGTGTCAAGCACCTAGGTCTGACACCCGGTCAACCAGAAAATGAGTTATGTCAGTAAACCCCATCGTATGCGCAACGGATCTGACCAAGCGATTTAACGGGAAGACTGCCGTGGATCATATCGACTTTGAGATCTGCGAAGGGGAGATCGCCGGGTTGCTCGGTCCCAACGGGGCGGGCAAAACCACGACCATCCGCATGCTTCTCAATATCGC
This DNA window, taken from Candidatus Omnitrophota bacterium, encodes the following:
- a CDS encoding CbiX/SirB N-terminal domain-containing protein — protein: MKEFVLIAAHGSKNPKTPEEIRELSARLSTELRGIPVEIAYLEILKPDIAEGIERCVGHGAAKITVLPYFLNTGKHVEQDIPTLVDAARFKYPEVRIDLLPHVGAHPSMVQLCKDLLKG
- the lexA gene encoding transcriptional repressor LexA, which translates into the protein MTDRQREILEYLISKIREQGFPPSIREIGQDLGISSLRGVTSHLDALAKKGYIQRDRHARGIRVMAGAAGNPLPENAVELPVVGAISAGQPILAVEEIDETLVVDERFTRGEGCFALRIEGDSITGAGILDGDFVVVRQQPNANDGDVVAVGVGDKATVKRFFRDTKNRVIRLEPENPLMETIVISEQEENVHILGKVVGVLRRLG